Proteins found in one Quercus robur chromosome 2, dhQueRobu3.1, whole genome shotgun sequence genomic segment:
- the LOC126715275 gene encoding uncharacterized protein LOC126715275 gives MSSHLSSSLLYKNHLVPAGFHSPSPSNRQFSRQITCREMSCSSQTPFPTLKTVTISYTELKNKRADLSLKIEEGFGPNGLGILSITDVPEFPSLRRNLLRLSPRLASLPEEVKKELEDPHSRYNFGWSHGKEKLESGKPDLLKGSFYANPILDRPTTEASLIQRYPSYCGSNIWPDSALPELEVAFKALGKLIFDVGLILAYHCDRYVSKGVNMHEDEGLEKILLRSRCHKGRLLYYFPAQESNCTQDGDSISSWCGWHTDHASLTGLTCGMFMKDGVELPCPDSAAGLYIKTRTDQIVKAVFGEDDIAYQIGETTEILSRGYLCATPHCVQAPKGQKASGIDRSTFALFMQPDWDESLNFPEEVHIHKELISSSGALTFGEYTEKLLDKYYHSKT, from the exons ATGAGTTCCCACCTCTCAAGCTCCCTCCTCTATAAGAACCACCTAGTTCCCGCCGGTTTTCATTCTCCGTCACCGTCCAATCGCCAGTTTTCCCGCCAGATTACGTGTCGGGAAATGTCGTGCTCTTCCCAAACCCCCTTCCCTACTCTCAAAACTGTCACCATATCATACACAGAGCTTAAG aacaAGAGGGCTGACTTGTCGTTGAAGATTGAAGAAGGTTTCGGCCCCAACGGGCTCGGAATTCTATCGATTACTGAT GTTCCAGAGTTTCCTTCATTGCGTCGGAATCTTTTACGTCTTTCACCTAG ATTGGCCAGCCTGCCAGAAGAGGTAAAGAAGGAACTTGAAGATCCTCATAGCAG GTACAACTTTGGATGGAGCCATGGGAAAGAGAAGCTTGAATCTGGGAAGCCTG aTTTGTTGAAAGGCTCTTTTTACGCAAATCCAATATTAGATAGGCCTACTACGGAGGCATCTCTGATCCAAAG GTATCCATCATACTGTGGGTCAAATATATGGCCTGATAGTGCATTGCCAGAACTTGAAGTGG CCTTCAAAGCTCTTGGAAAGCTGATCTTTGATGTTGGGTTGATTCTGGCATATCACTGCGACCGATACG TATCTAAAGGGGTGAATATGCATGAGGATGAAGGCCTTGAAAAGATACTTCTTCGTTCTCGGTGCCATAAAGGGCGTctgctttattattttccagCACAAGAGAG TAATTGTACCCAAGATGGTGACTCCATTTCATCCTGGTGCGGGTGGCATACAGACCATGCTTCACTGACAG GTCTGACCTGTGGCATGTTTATGAAAGATGGTGTAGAATTACCTTGCCCTGATAGTGCTGCCGGACTTTATATTAAAACACGAACTGACCAAATTGTCAAA GCTGTATTTGGAGAAGATGACATAGCATACCAAATTGGTGAAACCACTGAAATACTTTCAAGAGGTTATCTTTGTGCAACACCTCATTGTGTTCAG GCACCTAAAGGACAGAAGGCTTCTGGTATCGACCGTTCAACATTTGCATTATTCATGCAACCAGACTg GGATGAAAGTCTTAATTTTCCTGAGGAGGTGCATATTCATAAAGAG cTGATATCATCTAGTGGTGCTCTTACTTTTGGAGAGTATACTGAGAAGCTCCTTGATAAATATTACCACTCGAAAACATAA
- the LOC126704104 gene encoding uncharacterized protein LOC126704104 — MSSALRRNHFDRRDEELKQRDEELKCLSRLVRDLELEVRGRRRRRDKEEQEEGSASIEGHHRAGSYQSGSHRHRERSREYIDRDSISPKKRQPWNTTMDTMRCALHWATRSPFSRDIERASMPSRFTWLPFNSYDEKTNPVEHVSHYIQMMSSHTYNDALMCKVFPSSLSPTALRWFNGLRKGSILSFSELIQEFGVRFMTYSRVPQLMNALLSMKMGVGETLCSYTNRYWKLYNEIDRGNEKMGLPEDSKLQDSLTRRPPEDMRQLMRYIEENKRLEDDRLQSKGKAPVINHPRQSGLQSRPWKELRIQEPGPQVGEVIVAFKELVHRIMDRIKNESYLWWLNKMGGDPSRRNQNLYCTYHRDKGHTTEQCRVLKDHLEQLVKARYLKEFVINPRSQEAGQGIRPRRNPLPPPLGVIEVIHVTLRGSQVSKRKGVLTVVLTEGSTDD, encoded by the coding sequence ATGTCCAGTGCTTTAAGGCGCAACCACTTTGACAGAAGGGATGAAGAGCTTAAGCAAAGGGATGAGGAGCTTAAGTGCCTAAGCAGGTTGGTGAGGGATTTGGAGTTGGAAGTAAGAGGCAGGCGTAGGAGAAGGGACAAGGAGGAACAAGAAGAAGGGTCAGCCAGTATCGAGGGCCATCATAGAGCAGGCTCCTATCAATCCGGGTCTCATCGCCATCGAGAACGCTCGCGGGAATATATAGACCGAGATTCAATTTCCCCGAAAAAGCGACAACCCTGGAACACTACCATGGACACTATGAGATGCGCATTGCACTGGGCCACCCGATCACCATTCTCGAGAGACATTGAAAGGGCTTCTATGCCGAGCAGATTTACATGGCTGCCATTTAATTCTTACGATGAAAAGACAAACCCGGTAGAGCATGTGAGTCATTATATTCAAATGATGTCTTCACACACTTATAACGACgcattgatgtgtaaggtatttccTTCAAGCCTCAGTCCCACAGCGCTAAGGTGGTTTAATGGGTTGAGGAAAGGCTCGATTCTCAGTTTTTCTGAGTTGATTCAAGAATTTGGTGTTCGGTTCATGACCTATAGTCGGGTTCCACAACTCATGAATGCGTTGCTGTCGATGAAAATGGGGGTTGGAGAAACCCTCTGCAGCTACACAAACCGGTATTGGAAGCTATACAATGAAATTGACAGAGGTAATGAAAAGATGGGGTTGCCCGAGGATTCCAAACTGCAAGATTCTTTGACAAGAAGGCCTCCTGAGGACATGAGGCAACTTATGAGATATATTGAAGAGAACAAGCGGTTAGAGGATGACCGGTTGCAGAGTAAAGGCAAGGCCCCGGTCATAAACCATCCTCGGCAGAGTGGTTTGCAGTCCAGACCCTGGAAGGAATTGAGGATTCAAGAACCGGGTCCACAGGTGGGAGAAGTGATCGTAGCCTTCAAGGAGCTGGTGCACAGGATCATGGATCGAATAAAAAATGAGTCGTACTTATGGTGGCTGAACAAGATGGGGGGTGACCCTTCAAGGAGGAATCAAAACTTGTACTGTACTTACCATAGGGATAAGGGGCACACAACCGAACAGTGCAGGGTGTTAAAGGATCATTTGGAGCAGTTAGTAAAGGCCAGATATTTGAAAGAGTTTGTGATAAACCCCAGGAGTCAAGAAGCCGGGCAGGGTATTCGGCCACGCAGGAATCCTCTCCCACCCCCTTTGGGAGTAATAGAAGTCATCCACGTTACCCTAAGGGGCTCTCAGGTATCTAAGAGGAAGGGGGTGTTGACTGTGGTATTGACGGAGGGCAGCACAGATGATTAG